The genomic stretch GACCATGAAGACGTCGCTGCCCACTCGTGCCTTCGGCAAGACCGGCATGGAGATTACCCGCCTCGGCGTTGGCGCCTGGGCCATGGGCGGCAACATGTGGGGCCCGCAGGATGACGCGGACTCCGACGCCGCCATTCGCCACGCCATCGAGCTGGGAATCAACTGGATCGATACCGCCGCAGCCTACGGCGTCGGGCACTCCGAGGAGGTGATCGGCCAGACCCTGAAGGCGCTGCCGGCCGACCAGCGGCCCTTCGTCTTCACCAAGGGCGGAGTGATCCGCGACGCCAACGGCCAAAACCCGCGCCGCCTCGCCAACCGGGAGAGCCTCAGGCGCGAACTCGAGAACTCGCTCAAGCGTCTGCAGGTCGAAGCGATTGATCTCTACCAGGTGCACTGGCCGGCCGACGACGTGCCGCTCGAAGACTATTGGGCGACGATGCTGGAGCTGAAATCCGAGGGCAAGGTGCGCCATATCGGGCTCTCCAACCACAATGCCGAGCAGCTGGCGCGGGCCGAGGAGATGGGGCACGTCGAAACGCTGCAGCCCCCCTTCTCGATGATCAAGCGCGAGACGGCCGAGACCATCCTGCCCTGGTGCGCCGCCCATGGCACCGGCGTCATCTGTTACAGCCCGATGCAGGCCGGCCTGCTCACCGGCAGCTTCACGCGGGAACGCGCCGCAGCCCTCGCCGACAATGACTGGCGCAAGACCAATCCGGAGTTCACCGGCGAACGGCTCGACCGCAACCTGACGCTTGCCGCGGCGCTGAAGCCGATCGCCGAAAAGCATGCCACTTCGATCTCGACAGTGGCGCTGACCTGGGTGCTCGCATGGCCGGGACTCACCGCCGCCATCGTCGGAGCACGCTCGCCAGGCCAGGTGGACGGCTGGATCGATGCCGCAACCATCACCCTCGACAGCGATGATCTCGACACCATCGCCAAACTGATCGAGGCGACCGGCGCCGGCCAGGGGCCGGTCAGACCGTAAGCTCTGCATCGACGGGGGACCGATGATCAGCAAGCGCGACTACAGCATCACCGGCCCCGAGGCCCAGCGCGCCATCGAGCGGGGCCTCGCGGCGGCCGAGTGGTACCACACCGAGGTGCCGCGCGCCGTCATGAAAGAGCTGATGCAGCGCTCCGACGGCCCGGCGATCCGCGACAACCTGATCTGGCTCGGCCTGCTGCTGGTGACCGGCATTGGCGGCATCGCCTTCTGGGGCACCTGGTGGTGCGTGCCGTTCTTCTTCGTCTATGGGGTGTTGTACGGCTCGGCCAGCGACAGCCGCTGGCATGAGTGCGGGCATGGCACGGCCTTCAAGACGCCGTGGATGAACAAGGCGATCTACCAGATCGCCTGCTTCATGCTGATCCGTAACCCGACCACCTGGAAGTGGAGCCACGCCCGGCACCACGCCGACACCATCATCGTCGGGCGAGACGTCGAGATCGCGGTGATGCGGCCGCCGGTGCTGGCCCGGGTGATCCTCAGTTTCGTTGGTATCGTCGACGTCTGGTATGCGCTGGGCGACATGCTGCGCAATGCCGCCGGCAACGTCAGTGCGGCGGAAAAGAGCTTCATCCCCAAGGGCGAGTGGCCCAAGGTGGTTCGGGTGGCGCGCATCTGGGTGGCGATCTACCTGGTAACCGGGGTTGCCGCGATCGCCATGCAGTCGATCCTGCCGTTCATGCTGATCGGGCTGCCACGCCTCTACGGCTGCTGGCACATGGTGATGGTGGGGCTGCTGCAGCATGGCGCGCTGGCAGAGGATGTCACCGACCACCGGCTGAACACCCGCACCGTGCTGATGAACCCGATCAGCCGCTTTCTCTATTCGGACATGAACTACCACGTCGAACACCACATGTTCCCGGTAGTGCCCTATCATGCGCTCGAACGGCTGCATGAGACCATCAAGCACGACCTGCCGCCGCCGACGCCCTCGATCCTCGCCGGCTATCGCGAGATGATTCCGATCTGGCTGCGCCAGCTGAGGGGCGAGGATGTCTTTCTGCGCAAGCAACTGCCCGCCTCGGCCAGGCCGTATCGCGAAGACCTTCAGGTCGAGGCACCGATGAGCGGAACCGGCGCGGCGGAATAGGCGTGGCTCGGCTGCTGTGGCGCAGATGCATCAGCAACTGCCGAAGCGGCTTTGTCGCTATTGTTCGCGATTTACACCGCCGCCGCACTTGGCGACCTTGTTTGCGCTTATAGCCGGGGGCGGCGGTATCTTTATGAATTTCTACGCGTGGTTGGCGGCGAAGGTTTTCGCCGCGCTCGGAATTGCCGTGCTGGTGGCAGCGACGATGGGCGCGGCACAAGCGCAGCCCTACCCCGACGTCATGCTGATGAAATCCGGGCCCGAGACCGCAACCCCCGACACCGACATCACCTATACGGTGACGGTTACCAACCTCGGCGATGCGGGCAGCCCAGGCGCCGATGACGCGACCAGCGTGACGATGAGCGACCCGCTGCCGGCCGACACCACCTTCAAGTCGCTGACAAGCCCCAACGGCTGGTCCTGCTCGACGCCGGCGGTAGGCGACAGCGGCGCGGTGAGTTGCACCATCGCCGCGCTGTCCAAAGCCGCCGGAGCGCAGACCTTCAACATCGTCGCCCACGTGGCCGCCGGGACGGCGGGCGGGACCTACCTCACCAACATTGCCACCGTGTCCTCAGCAGCGGACTTCAACGACGAGAACAACAGCTCCACCTCCACAGCCCAGATCCCGGCGCCCTCCGTCGATGTCGGCGTGCAAAAGCTGGCAGCCGAAAATGTTACCGCCGACAGCGACCTCGTCTATCAGCTGACCGTCACCGCCAGCGGCGTCCCGGCAGCCATCACGCTGACCGACATCCTGCCTTTGCCGCTGACCTTCATATCTCTCGACGCGCCTGCGGGCTGGAACTGCACGACGCCGGCCGTGGGCAGCAACGGCACAATCAGTTGCTCGGTGGTAAACTTCACCGCCGGCAATGCCGCCTTCACGCTGACCACGCATGTTCCCGCGGACACCCCTGAAGGTACCTTCATCCAGAACTTCGCCTCCGTCAGCGCGCTGCAGAACGACATCAATCCCGAGAACGACAGTTCGTCCGCCGCCACCACGGTGCAGGGCACGGCCGATCTCGGCATCTCCAAGATCGGTCCGGCGAGCGCCGAACGGTTCGAGGTGTTGAGCTACACCGTGACCGTCAACAATGCCGGGCCCAGCAGCGCCACCAACACGGTGATGACCGACGCCCTGACCGCCGGTCTGGCATTCTCGAGCATCACCAGCCCTTCAGGCTGGAGCTGCGCCACCCCGGCGGTCGGCAGCGGCGGCACCATCACCTGCAGCCGCAACGAGTTCGCATCCGGCGGCTCGGCCAGCTTCACCATCGAGGCGGAAGCCACCGTGGATGGCTCGATCACCAATATCGCGACCATCTCCAGCAGCGATGGCGATGGCAACATCTCGAACAATTCGAGCGCCGCCACTACCGCGGTGACCGACACCGTGGCGCAGGCCTTTGAGGACATGACCCGCGGTTTCGTCGAAACCCGCCAGAAGCTCATCGTCAACGCCATCGATACGCCCGGCCTGCGCGATCGGCATGGCGTCGCGCCGCATGCTTCGCTTGCCGAGGCCAACGGCGATGCGGTGCTGAACTTCTCGGCCCGCACCGGCTCGGCCTGGGATCTCGGCCCGGGCAGCGCCCTGCTGGCCGGTGGGGCCGACGCCCCCCTGAGCTTCTGGATCGACGGCACGTTCACCTTCCATACCCGCGACGAGGCCGACGGCACCCTGAGCCTCATCGGCACGGGTGCAGATTACCTAGTGAACGATCGGCTGCTGGCCGGTGTAGCGCTCTATCTCGACGGCATGCGCGACGTCACCGAGATCGGCCGGATCAGCGGCACCGGCGCGCTCGTCGGCCCCTACATCTCGGCCGAGATCCTCGACAACGTCACGCTCGATGCGAGCGTCTTCTTCGGCCACTCCTGGAACGATGCCAACGCTACGCTGTTCGGCCAGAGTTTCTCCGGCAGCTTCGAGACCGACCGCCTCATCACCAAGGTCGACATCGAGGGAGAATGGCGCGCCGACGCCTTCACCATCAGGCCCAGCGCCAACCTCCGTTACGCCACCGAGACTGTCGGCGCCTACACGGTGACCAATCCACGCGGCGATGTCGTCGATGTCGATGGCTTCACCGCTTCGACCCTCGAGCTGGGTGGAGCGCTGACCGCCGCGCGGACCTTCGCTTTCGGCGACGGGCTCGAGCTGACGCCGACCGTGGGCATCCGCGCCGGCGTCGGCGGAACCGGCGAGGATGTGGGGATCGACAGCACCTATGCCGGCCTCACTGCCGGTATGACGCTGACCGGGCCCGGCTGGACGCTGCGCGCCCTGGCCGACCACGGGATCGACACCACCGGCCTTGCGGCGACGTCGATCCGCGGCACCATGTCCGGGCGCTTCTAGAACGCCCGCCGCACCTCAGGCGGCCGCTGGCCGCTTGAACTTGCGGACCCGGAAAGCCAGCATGATCAGCAACACGCCCGCGAAGATCGAGTAGCCGGCGATCGTCCAGATCAGCGACAGTGCCCCTGCCCCCGGCAGGAACAGCACCAGGGCGCCGAAGGCAATGCTGAGCAGGCCGAACAGGCCGAGCACCCATTCGCCCTCGATCTCCTTGCGCGCCTGAATGGCGCCCCAGATCGTCAGCACGCCGATGATGATCGCCCAGATGCCGATGAAGATGAGCAGGATGAAGGCGGTCATGCCGGGCCAGAAGAAGGCGGCAAGGCCGGCAAGGATGCTGACGACACCACTGATGGCCATCCACCAGCGATGCCCCATGGCCGGCGACGTCGCCCGGCCCGAGATGGCCGCCCACAGCGCGAAGACGCCATCGACCAGCGTGTAGGCGCCCCATAGCAGGGTCAGGGAGATCAGCGTGATGCCCGGCCACAGCATCGCCAGCACGCCGAAGGCAATGGCGGCGATGCCGCGCAACAGCAGCAACCACCAGTTGTCGCCAAGCAGGGCCCGCAGGCGAGGAGGAAATTCCGAAGCTGTCGAAGTCTGCGTCTCGGCCATCATGCTTCTCCACTGGTTGCGGATAGCTCCGGAACTTCCGAGAGCTCCGGTGTCGACACTAGCAGAGTCTCTCGACCTCGAAAAAGTCAAACACCTCCGCTTCTGCTCGGCCGCAAGTACCGCAGCTTCGATCCGGAAACCGGGACCTATCGGGCCGGCTATTGCGAAGTGGCGAGATGATCGGCGTTGCGGAACGCCAGTGCCATGATCGTCAGCACCGGGTTGAAACCGCCATTGGTCGGGTGCAGCCCGCCATCCGAAACGAACAGGTTGTCGTGGCCCCAGACTCGGCCAAATGCGTCGGTCACCGAGTTGGAGGGATCGGTGCCCATGCGGCAGGTGCCGGCCTGGTGCTGCCCACCGGACAGCACGGGGTCGGGCGCGAGGCCCCAGGTCGCCAGCGCGCCGGACGCACGCAGCCAGTCGAGCGCCTTGCCGTGCATGTAGTGCGCGGTGCGCACCGTCTCGGCGTGCACCCTGCCCGACAGCATCGCCACCGGCAGTCCCCACTTGTCGCGCACTGCCGGAGCGATCTGCACCCGGGCTTCGGCATTGGGGATCTCGTGCACCGGTCCGGCGACGCGCAGCACATGGTGGAAGTTGGCGCGCATGAAATCCTTGGCGCCCTGGCCCCAACGCCGTTGCCCGGGCGGCAGCACGTTCTTCCAGAAGATGATCGGCGGCTGCACGAAATCGTCGGCCAGCATGCCGCCGCCGACGAAACCGGGGTTGCCGTGGTTGTAGGCAGTGGTGGCGATGCTGACGCCCGGACCGCGCGAGGCATGGACCGCCTCGTCGAACTGCCCATAGGCGGTGGCGTAGACATGGCCCTGCAGGTTTCGCCCGACGAGGTCGTGCCCATTGCCCAGCCCGTTCGGTTCGCGCGCAGACGGTGAGTTGAGCAGCAGCCGCGCCGTCTCGATCGCGCCACCGGCGAGGACGACCGCTTTGCCGTGCACCGCATGCTCGGCCCCGCTGCTGTCGGCAAACCGCACTCCGGTGACTTTGCCGGCGCCGTCCGTCTCCACCCGCAGCACCATCGCCCCGGTGACGAGGTGACAGCGCCCGGTGGCGAGCGCCCGCGCTATCATGGTGTTCTGCGTGCCGTTCTTGGCGTCGCTCGGGCATGGAAAGCCGACACAGCTGCCGCAGCCGATGCAGGCGTCGCGGCCGTGCCGCGGCTGGCTGTTGATGGCGAGCGGCGGTCGCGTCGTCGTGATGCCGAGCGCATCGGCACCGCGCTTGAGGACGGAGCGCGCCGGGCTGTCCGGTAGCGGCGGCATCGGGTAGTCGCGGGCGCGCAGCCCTTCGTGGCTATGGGCGGCGCCGTCGCCCGCGACGCCGATCTCCCATTCGGCCCGCTCGTACCACGGCGCGAGGTCATCGTAGCCGATCGGCCAATCGACCAGCGACGAGCCTTGCGGGACGCCATAGAGGCTCGCCATCTTGAAATCGGCGCGATGAAAGCGCCAAGCCTGCGCGCCATAGACCAGCGTGCCGCTGCCGACGGCCGAGGCGAGGTTCTGGTAGCCGTTCTCGTGCGGGTGCAGCACCTGCTCGACGCCATCGGCGCCGACCAGTACCCGCGGGTTGCCGTCGAGGTCCGGGCCGGTATTGTGGCCGTAGAGTGCCAGCCGATGGTTGCGCAGGTGATCGCGATAGCCGCTATCGGCATAGTCGCGCTGCAGCCCGCGTTCGAGCAGCAGCACATGCTTGCCGGCTTCGGCGAGCACCCCGGCCGCCACGCCCCCGCCGGCTCCCGCGCCGACGATGATCACGTCATAGTCGAGCGTGCCTGAGAAGGCTTGCGGCGGTCGCCCGTGGCGCGCGGCAGGGCCAGTCGGGCCTTCCGGCAGTCCGTGCTCGTAGCCGACCATCCGCCACGACGCCGCGCTGCGATTGCCGCCATTGCCTGGATCGGCATAGACGCCCTCCGCGACCAGCTCGCACAGCTCACGGAACCACGCCGCGCCATCGACTGCGGCAAGGGCGGCGTCTTTGTCGACATCGGCGAGGCCGACGAAGCCTGGCGGCAGGCCGACGAGGCCGGCCGCGATAGCGGCTCCCAGCTTGGGCCGCGCGGCAAGGATCCCGTCGAGGTAATCCAGCGCCCCCAGGGCGATGGCCCCGCCGTCCTGGTCGGCCGGCATGATGCGGTCGACCACCGCAGCGAGCAGCGCGCGATCCATGTCCCCTCCCCGCCCGACTTCAGTCGGTGAATCGCACGGCGCCGATGTGACCGAGGTTCCGGTTGCGCTGCGCATAGTCGATCCCGTAACCGACGACGAACTTGTCGGGGATCTCGAAACCGATCCAGCGGGCTTTCACATTGGTCTCGCGTCGCGACGGCTTGTCGAGCAGCGCACAGACTTCGATGCGCTTGGGATGGCGCGTCGCGAGGATCTCGAGCACGTGCTTCAGCGTGTAGCCGGTATCGACGATGTCCTCGACCACCAGCACGTCGCGGCCTTCGATCTCGCCGCGCAGATCCTTGAGGATGCGCACTTCGCGGCTCGACTCGGTGGAGTTGCCGTAACTCGAAACCTCGAGGAAATCGACCTCCACCGGCAGGTCGAGCTCGCGCACCAGGTCGGCGATGAAGATGAACGAGCCGCGCAGCAGCCCGACCACCACCAGCTTGTCGGTGCCGGCATAGTGGCTGGAG from Devosia sp. A16 encodes the following:
- a CDS encoding DUF11 domain-containing protein; translated protein: MNFYAWLAAKVFAALGIAVLVAATMGAAQAQPYPDVMLMKSGPETATPDTDITYTVTVTNLGDAGSPGADDATSVTMSDPLPADTTFKSLTSPNGWSCSTPAVGDSGAVSCTIAALSKAAGAQTFNIVAHVAAGTAGGTYLTNIATVSSAADFNDENNSSTSTAQIPAPSVDVGVQKLAAENVTADSDLVYQLTVTASGVPAAITLTDILPLPLTFISLDAPAGWNCTTPAVGSNGTISCSVVNFTAGNAAFTLTTHVPADTPEGTFIQNFASVSALQNDINPENDSSSAATTVQGTADLGISKIGPASAERFEVLSYTVTVNNAGPSSATNTVMTDALTAGLAFSSITSPSGWSCATPAVGSGGTITCSRNEFASGGSASFTIEAEATVDGSITNIATISSSDGDGNISNNSSAATTAVTDTVAQAFEDMTRGFVETRQKLIVNAIDTPGLRDRHGVAPHASLAEANGDAVLNFSARTGSAWDLGPGSALLAGGADAPLSFWIDGTFTFHTRDEADGTLSLIGTGADYLVNDRLLAGVALYLDGMRDVTEIGRISGTGALVGPYISAEILDNVTLDASVFFGHSWNDANATLFGQSFSGSFETDRLITKVDIEGEWRADAFTIRPSANLRYATETVGAYTVTNPRGDVVDVDGFTASTLELGGALTAARTFAFGDGLELTPTVGIRAGVGGTGEDVGIDSTYAGLTAGMTLTGPGWTLRALADHGIDTTGLAATSIRGTMSGRF
- the hpt gene encoding hypoxanthine phosphoribosyltransferase, with amino-acid sequence MTTRNYVIDEMISAKAIAARVEALAKEISSHYAGTDKLVVVGLLRGSFIFIADLVRELDLPVEVDFLEVSSYGNSTESSREVRILKDLRGEIEGRDVLVVEDIVDTGYTLKHVLEILATRHPKRIEVCALLDKPSRRETNVKARWIGFEIPDKFVVGYGIDYAQRNRNLGHIGAVRFTD
- a CDS encoding GMC family oxidoreductase; protein product: MDRALLAAVVDRIMPADQDGGAIALGALDYLDGILAARPKLGAAIAAGLVGLPPGFVGLADVDKDAALAAVDGAAWFRELCELVAEGVYADPGNGGNRSAASWRMVGYEHGLPEGPTGPAARHGRPPQAFSGTLDYDVIIVGAGAGGGVAAGVLAEAGKHVLLLERGLQRDYADSGYRDHLRNHRLALYGHNTGPDLDGNPRVLVGADGVEQVLHPHENGYQNLASAVGSGTLVYGAQAWRFHRADFKMASLYGVPQGSSLVDWPIGYDDLAPWYERAEWEIGVAGDGAAHSHEGLRARDYPMPPLPDSPARSVLKRGADALGITTTRPPLAINSQPRHGRDACIGCGSCVGFPCPSDAKNGTQNTMIARALATGRCHLVTGAMVLRVETDGAGKVTGVRFADSSGAEHAVHGKAVVLAGGAIETARLLLNSPSAREPNGLGNGHDLVGRNLQGHVYATAYGQFDEAVHASRGPGVSIATTAYNHGNPGFVGGGMLADDFVQPPIIFWKNVLPPGQRRWGQGAKDFMRANFHHVLRVAGPVHEIPNAEARVQIAPAVRDKWGLPVAMLSGRVHAETVRTAHYMHGKALDWLRASGALATWGLAPDPVLSGGQHQAGTCRMGTDPSNSVTDAFGRVWGHDNLFVSDGGLHPTNGGFNPVLTIMALAFRNADHLATSQ
- a CDS encoding HdeD family acid-resistance protein, whose amino-acid sequence is MAETQTSTASEFPPRLRALLGDNWWLLLLRGIAAIAFGVLAMLWPGITLISLTLLWGAYTLVDGVFALWAAISGRATSPAMGHRWWMAISGVVSILAGLAAFFWPGMTAFILLIFIGIWAIIIGVLTIWGAIQARKEIEGEWVLGLFGLLSIAFGALVLFLPGAGALSLIWTIAGYSIFAGVLLIMLAFRVRKFKRPAAA
- a CDS encoding aldo/keto reductase, translated to MKTSLPTRAFGKTGMEITRLGVGAWAMGGNMWGPQDDADSDAAIRHAIELGINWIDTAAAYGVGHSEEVIGQTLKALPADQRPFVFTKGGVIRDANGQNPRRLANRESLRRELENSLKRLQVEAIDLYQVHWPADDVPLEDYWATMLELKSEGKVRHIGLSNHNAEQLARAEEMGHVETLQPPFSMIKRETAETILPWCAAHGTGVICYSPMQAGLLTGSFTRERAAALADNDWRKTNPEFTGERLDRNLTLAAALKPIAEKHATSISTVALTWVLAWPGLTAAIVGARSPGQVDGWIDAATITLDSDDLDTIAKLIEATGAGQGPVRP
- a CDS encoding fatty acid desaturase family protein, whose translation is MISKRDYSITGPEAQRAIERGLAAAEWYHTEVPRAVMKELMQRSDGPAIRDNLIWLGLLLVTGIGGIAFWGTWWCVPFFFVYGVLYGSASDSRWHECGHGTAFKTPWMNKAIYQIACFMLIRNPTTWKWSHARHHADTIIVGRDVEIAVMRPPVLARVILSFVGIVDVWYALGDMLRNAAGNVSAAEKSFIPKGEWPKVVRVARIWVAIYLVTGVAAIAMQSILPFMLIGLPRLYGCWHMVMVGLLQHGALAEDVTDHRLNTRTVLMNPISRFLYSDMNYHVEHHMFPVVPYHALERLHETIKHDLPPPTPSILAGYREMIPIWLRQLRGEDVFLRKQLPASARPYREDLQVEAPMSGTGAAE